Sequence from the Panicum virgatum strain AP13 chromosome 5N, P.virgatum_v5, whole genome shotgun sequence genome:
ACCAAACATATTGCTCCTAAGTTGTTTTATCCCCATGAGCTTCAGCAAAGTGGAGAGATAAACATCTTACAAACGAAGTCTTGTGATAATCTAGCAGATCTCTTCACCAAATCCCTGCCTACTTCCATATTTGAGAAATGTGTTAAGGGAATTGGTATGAGACGGCTCAGAGACTTGCAAGTTTCAGGGGGAGACTCTCTGAATGATGGACCCAGTTAAACGCTTCacattgcactcttttctttgATGAGTTTTACTATCAGGTTTTCTCATACAAAGTTTTTATTGAGATAATGTTGAATACAAGCATATGTCTTATCTCATGTTTTCCCCACAGGGGTTTTTCTAGTGATAAAATCAAGGCATATATATATTACTCCTTAAACCTTGCAGGTTTATGACAGAGTAATAATCATACATATTATTCCTTTAtttttttcccacagggttttTCTAAGGAATTAAAAAGAACTTGTTGGTCTCAAGGATTCGATCAAAAGGGGGAGTGTTACAAAACCAAGTTATTTGATCTCATCAAATGCAGCCATGGTTTCAAAGCCATTGTAACAGCCATGTTTATGGCATTAATGATCTTTATTTCTGCCATTAGAAAGATGAAACTGATGTACTTATGGCTAGGAGTTACACACTCTTGTAATCTCCCTATATATGGGAAACTTGAGATCAATGAGAAACACAGAGAATTCACTATCCTATTGGCTCCAAAAATTCTGTTCTAACAATGCCAAAGAACGGCTTCTCCGATTAGCCATGTGAAACGTTGTAACTTTGATTGTCTTGCCATTTTGCTCTTTTAATCTATTTATGTTTCTTCCccccttcttcaccaatgcttcctGACCATGTTGCCCCTCGCCATGTCGTCCTGGAAGCCGGCGAGCTCATCCAGCCACTCACCATGGCAGCTTCAATAACCTGTTCGGCTCCATTCCCGTCAGGCTCGCATAGCTGCCCGCCCGCCTCGTCACGCTCGACGTCAGGAACAACTCCCTCATCACCAGCATCGATTCTTGATAGCAACAATGCTGATTGATTCTCTGTTTTCTTCATCCCAAGAACTGGTGCCCAATCTGCAGGCCGGCTTCCCGTACGGGAACAACAACGACCTCTGCGGCACCGAGCTGCCAGGGCTTCGCCTTTGCACGCTGGCGGACCTCGTCGACCCGGAGTTCCAAACAGGCCGCAGCCATTCAGCGCCGGATCACGCCAAAATAGACGGCCATGGCGCACACCTTCAACCAAGGTGCTCGCGGCCGTGGGCGCCCTCCTCGCAGGCACAGCGGTCAGGCCTGTTTGCACTCTGTTGCGCAGGTCCGCGGACAGAAGATTGCTGGGGGCTCGCCGTCGCTGTCCACGGTCGCCGCCGGCACTACCGCAAAGAACGGAGCTCCACGGACGCCGCAGTCACGTGACCCATCTTGCACCAGCCGTCAGTCCATCACGATTGTCCCGCGCGGTGCCTAGATTACATTCGGCGGTGCTAGAATCCATGAAGCAAGCAGAGCACCTCCGTCCAGAGGACGATGGGCTTCTCAATTTCATTTAGTTGCAATGAGATAAGGGGTAAGATGGTACTTTGACATGCCCAAATATGAGAAATGATAATATAAAGAATAAAAAGAGCAGAATGGCAAAATAATCAAAGTTACAATGTTTCACATGGTGAATCGGAGAAGCCGTTCTTTGGCGTGGCAAACTGGCGAAGCCAGTTCTTTGAACTGGCAAAATGGCAAAAAGCTCGTGACTGACGCGGATGAGAAAGGAATGTAATCGGTGGACGATGGAGTGAGGCGCGCAAGGTGAGCGTGGGTATACGCGGGTAGGTAGAGGAGATCacggtaacaaaaaaaaattcattttGGGCAGAAACATTTTCCTTGATGGTGTTTTTGCCTCTGACCTAATTTGATAAAGCACTAAGCTCTTCCATGTGGGCCTAAAAGAGGTATTTTGTGAGAGGAGTGGGTGGATTAGAGTGGGTGAGAATTGTATTCAATTCTTTCATCCTTTATAATATAGATATAGATTCTTTACTAGCCACAAGATCCACATGCATGAGAAGATCCTGGCCACTCATGAATTAAAGGGAAAGGAAAAAATCAATGTGCGGAAGCACATCTCCCCAATAAACTAAAATTGTGATGGGGGATTCCCCTATAAGATGagaaagggaaaagggaaaaatcaatctgttggagttgttctaaggtgcggtacaaggattgGGGTTACCCATTAACAGTCGAGagtactgcaaaaaaaaaataaaaaaaaaggaaaagacatTCAGAGCTCCACAATGTCTGACACAACAGCGCTGCTTGATGAGAAATTGTACATCCACGTATTCAACTTCTACCCCAGGGGTGCTATTTCCTCTTGATCAGACGCTCCCAGCAGAGGTTGCCATTTCTGCACAAAAGCAACACCCGAGCGAATTACATCCAAAGGATTTCTAGGAAAGGAGTGCTCGATCGGCATTTTTATTTCTAGAATGCCAAATGGCCCACAAAATTCCGGTGAAGACAAAAATTTTCAGACTATTAATCTCGTCCCTTTTGTAACCTTATCTCTCATAAGATCACTCCAGTTGGAAGGGCACCCAGCCCAACCGAAGGCATCTCTAAGGCAGCACCATACAAACCTCGAGATGGAACATCCAAAGAAGACATGGTTAGTCGATTCAACCTCGCCACACAAGCAACAAGTAATATTCCCTTTCCAGCCCCTATTTTTTAGCGAGGTTGCCAAGTTTATTATGTTGAAACTGCCACATGAAGACCTTGATCTTCAGTGGGAGTTTAGACCTCCAAACATCTTCAGATGCTGGAATGCACATACCTCTATGTGTAATAAATCTGTAAAGGGATTTTGTTGTGAAAGCTTTGGAGCTATCAAGGGCCCAGGTAATGTCATCCCTGACTCCTTGGATAAGATTCACATTCTGCAAAACACTAAGGAGCTCCTCCCAGCTTGAGTTTTCTTCCAAAGATAAGCTTCGCCTAAAGTTTATCAGCCAGCCATTATCAGCACAACAATCAGCTACCATAGCTATAGGATCTTCAcaaatcctaaaaatatttgGGAATTGTACTTTCAGAGGAGATTGGCCCAACCAAATGTCACTCCAAAAGGAAGTCAGAGAGCCATCTCCAACTTTATGAATGGCGCCCCATTTAAAGAGGTGCTTAACTTTGTGTAGCCCCTGCCAAAATTGTGAGGTGCCCTTGCACTTAGAGTTAAAGAAGTTCCCATCCAACATATATTTGGCCTCCAAGAGCTTATACCAGATTTCATTGCCTCCCTTGGCGATTTTCCAAATCCATTTCACAAGCAGACACTCATTCATAATATGTGAATTGATGATGCCCAGACCACCTTGGTCCTTAGGCCTACTAAGACTATCCCACTTGGCCATGTGGTATTTGAAGTCCTCTCGCGCCCCTTGCCAAAAAAAACTTACCTCTCACCGAGTTCATCTTATCATGGGAGCTCTTAGGGAGAAGATAAAAGACCATAGTATACATTGGCAAACTAGATAAGCAGGTATTTGTGAGGATCAGTTCCCCCCCCCCAAAGATAGATGTTTGCCTTTCCACAGATCCAATCTTCTGACCATTTTTTCCTTCAGACCAGCAAAAGCAGAACTCCCTAATCTATTGTCAGAAAGAGGGTTGCCCAAATATTTCATCGGCCAAGCCCCCAGTTTGCAGTTTAACATGTAGGCCATCCTTTCCTTCTCAAGTTGCTCAACTCCGAAAACAAAAACCTCACTCTTGTGAAAATTAATTTTCAAGCCTGAAAGCCACTCAAAGTAGTAAAGAATAAGCATGAGGTTTAGAATAGATGGATCAAAAGCATCAATCATAATGACGGTATCATCAGCATATCGGATGTGCGAAATCCCCCCATGGATAAGATGTGAGAGTACCCCTACTACTCGCTTTTGCTGCACAGCTTTATCCAGGAAAGCACTCGGGGCATCTGCTACCAGATTAAAAAGAATGGGAGAAAGCAGATCGCCTTGGCGCAATCCTTGGTAAGTTTTGAAATAGCAGCCTTGATGGCCATTGACATTGACACAAACTCTTCCTCCCTTCACTATTTGCATCACCCAACCAATCCATTCAACCGGAAGGCCTTTACCAAGCATAACTTCCTCCAAAAAATCCCATCTAACTTTGTCATAGGCTTTCTCGAAATCAATCTTCATGATAAGACCTTGTCTCTTAGAAGTTTTAAGCTCATGAATGACTTCGTGTAGGATTATCACACACTCGAAAATATTCCTTCCTTTTATGAACCCAGTTTGATAACACCCAATGACCTCCTTGGCAATAGGTGTGAATCTATTATTTAGGACCATAGCAAATATTTTAAAATCTACATTTAGAAGGCAAATACGATGATATTGCCTGATATTGTTTGCTTCTTTCACTTTTGGCACCAGCGTTATAACACCGTAGTTCAACCTTTTAACATCTAAATCTTAGTTGTAAAAGTCATCAAACATGGCCATAAGATCACCCTTGATCACTGATCAGAatgtcttgaaaaactgaacccCAAACCCATTCGGGCCAGGAGCATAATTACTCTTCATCTCATCTACATCACTTTTTCACTTCAATTCTGTGAAGGGCCTCGTCAAATTTTCCAACAAGGTTGCTGGTAAGCGTTGTCTATCTTGCCAGAAGGAGCTAACCAACCTCATATTGCTTGGCGGTTGAGATCCAAACAACTATTTATAGAAGCTTGTGACATGTGACATGATATCCTCCTGACTTCTAACCTCTCCTATCTCAGTATCGAAAGCCACAATAGTATTTTTACGACATCTACCATTGGCTTGTTGATGAAAAAATTGGGTATTGGCATCCCCTTCCAAGACTCAAAGATCACTTCCACGCTGTTGCCAGTAAATGGCCTCCATTTGATAGATATTTTCCAGCTCGTTCTCAATATCATATCTATTTTTCCACTCTTCTGCTAGCAGCTCCCTTTATTCTGCAACTCTTTGGCGCCGGGGAAGATCTTGGGAACGACTTGTGGTTGTGGGTGTTGTTCGGGAGGCGCAGcgagttcagacttcagagggGCCGGCGGTGTGAACGCTCGTAGCAACGAGCCCCTTGCGCGGAAGCGGGAGGACCCGGCAGCACCTAGGGCCCGGCGTCTAGGGCTGCAAAGGTTCGCGCACATTGTTGAGGGTCGTCTCATCGCCTGACTGACGGTTCAACCGAACCACGAGAGGTGGTGATTGAGGGTTAAATTGTTTGACTGTGTGTCTCAGGTTTGTCCTTTGGTAATATTTCTAGGCTATGTTCTTGTTTCCACAGTCCCAAATGGACACTTCCCAGCACGCATTTTCTTTAACAAACAGCTCACAAAATATATAATTGTTGAGTTAGTTCCAATTGGCCTTGTGAATTTATTTCTAATTCACAAAACTAAATTAGCATAAGGTAACTAGTATAAACAAATCATCTAGCATCACTTAACAGAGCATATCATCTAATTGAAGAACATAACAGAGCATAACATGTACTATAACCAAGCAACGCATCCACTATAACAcaacatatcacataaaaacaAGCAAATGATCGACTATATCCAAGCAAATTGTCCACTATAACCAAATAATTCATTCACTATAGCCGACCATATCACCTAAAACCAAACAAATCATCCACTATATAAAAAGCAAATTATCTAGCATCACAGGCAAGAGAACTAAAGATCTACATCTTATCGAGGGGTAGCCAGTgtcatcctcctcctcatcatcatcgttGCCGTCCAAATCCACTATCGAAGACTGGCCAATATTTTCACAGCCAATGGTTCCACGGCCATGGTGGTTAGCCATCGATCTCACATGACTTCTCGATCCCAGTAGGGGATTCCCAACGCCGAATCCAAGTGCATGAGCACCGGTTCCAGCTTGTTGTTGGCTAGAACCGACCCCAATGCTGAGGGACCTCGAGCGGCAACCTCCTGCCCACACAGTTGTAGTTCTTCCATGGCTGGGAACGCTCCGGCCTCCTGCCCACGCAGTTGTAATTCTTCCATGGCTGGGAACACTCTGGCCCCCCCTCTAGCGAGGAGGAAGGCATGCGGTGGATCTGCCAAGAGGTGGTAAGCCTCTTCCTCCCAGTTGTAGGTACTCGGTGTAATCATCGAGGTAGGGGAAGCCCTCACCCTGTGAGTTGAGATCCAGTTTCTCCAAGAGGGCTCTTCCACTCGAGAGGCTGGGGGTCGCCGCTAGTGGATAAGATATCGCCTGGGACAGAAGGTCCAGGGCGTCATTATCTGGAACTGGGGCAGAAGCAGTGAAGGCAGGCGTTGACGAGAAAGATTTGCCAGCTCCAAAAAAAATCCCGGTACGGATGTCCATGGCCGTCCATGTTGGATCCAACTTCGGTTAGGAGCAaacgcggcggcggaagcgcggGGGGAGCTTAAGGAGTAGagaggacggtggcggcggtggggtgGGGAGAGAAGAGGAGCAGAGTCGGGAGGGGTGGGTTGCGGGATGGGGgtaggggtgggggtggggtgggcCATGGGCCACGTTAAATGAGGGGTATGTCATGGTAAAAAAGCTCCTATAGTAATATTTTGTGATTTATGGGCTTATAGACCATAAATTCCAATAAATCATTCTATTTGGTATTTTAGGGACTATTTAGAGATTTATTGGGAGTTAATTTAAACCCCAATCCATAAGCCACGTCAAACGAAACAGAATCTTAGTCACGGAAAACATCAATACCTCTCACAGTGGTCCTatatttagttcccaaaaaatttgatGTCATTGCAACTACGCAAGCCATGGAGTGAAGGCCGCTGCCGTTGGCCCGTTGCCACCGTGAGCCGAGGATGAATCCACATGGGTCGTACCCGTCAGTTGGTAGACTGACTATCTAACGTCATGTGTGCAAAGGTCCAGTCTTGTTCTTATCCATTTGTTCCCATCCATTCGTTCTCTATCCCTCCTCACGAGCTGGCCCTTCCACTCCCTATCCAAGGCTCTCTCACTCCACGAGCTCTCTTCCCAGCTGCTCCTTGTGCCGTGCTCCCTCTCCACGAGCTCTCTCTTCCTTGCTGCTCCCTCTTCTCGGCGAGCTTTTTGTCCCCTGCTCTTCTCCTCCCTCGATGTGGCGCAAGTTCTTCTCCATTCATGGAATGGAGCCGGGACGGCCTGGAGGCGGCGCGTGCCACGAGCGCGGCCTTGCGCGCGTCATCACAGGAGTGGGGACGTCACGCGCAGCGGAGCAGGGCCCGTGCCCGTCGTCAGCATGGTGCATGGGGCGGGGTGGCGCGCCGGAAGACGGTGTGCATCGCGCGGTGCGGCTGCTAGAGGAAACAAACATACGTGAAGCTCACGGCTGCGGCGGGAATTTGGACTTGGACAAATCTATTTGTCGCGCGCGTTAGTAAGATGCAATCCATCGCATAAGACGAGGCGCTCAAGCCGAATCTTAGCTTGCCCGCGGCCCATAAAGATGTAAGGTGAGCAATTTTTTTTCATTAGTCATTTTCCTCTTTGTTTTCATTGGCTGGAAGCCCACCACTGCTATGGCATCCGTTATCCAATAAAAGTTAGGTAAGGTGCTGATGCAGTGGATTCAATGCGCGAAACGTAAGAAAATATACACTTTACAAAGtgattaacaaaaaaaaattgagcacGTCATTGTGCTTCTTTCAATTAAATCTTTAAGAGTTAGAGCACGTTAAACTATGTTTGAAATGAtactttttgaaatattttaattGTTCTATAACTTTTGTTCTCGACAAATTCTTTTctcaaaatattttttctcGTTCTTAGAATAATTTGTTTTGATGTCACATCTTTTTgttctctatttttttcatggaatatttttatttcttctctattttttacagagcatttttatttattttagacaatttctatttttttaaaggTGAAACTAATGAGTTGACATAGTTGATACGTAGATTGCATGTGCAGTGCGTAGGTCACATTTTATTCTCGACACAGGACGATGGCCAATCGCATGCAGAGCTTTCCTTTTCATTTATGGAGTGAAATGCATATCTGTTTGGCTAAACTACTGCAACTAATAATGTAAAGAAAAACAATAGAAAAAGTGGAAGATTCATAGAAGGGAGAGTAAGCTCAAGTACTCCATATTGATTGCCGGATAAAGGAGCACCTCGCCCCCTCCAAATTCTATGCATGGATGAGAGTTACAATTTCCAAAGATAGAAGAAGAACTGAAGAAGCGCATCTGTGCTCCTTTGGACTAAACTGACTGAAAGGATAGGTTGTAAAAAGTGAAAAAGTACTTGAGCCATTGAACCCGTCCCACCATGTACTTAAGCCCCATCTAATAAGCCATATCTTAAATTCCGAATCTTTTAGTCTAGCATTACATTAATTAAAATTGTGTGTGAGCAGGTGTTGAGGCAAGGCTACTAGTGTTACTGTTATCACTGTATCACTAGCCATCCCATTGGGTTGAATGCTAGCTCCGCCATTGGTTGGTGATCCCTATGGCTGTCTTCTAGTTGAAGTATAGTACACTAGTAACACTAGTGTACCTTAAAATTCGTCCATATCATACCGGAGATGGCAAAAAGATTACTTCTCAATCAATCTATCTTATACTTATATACTTATATAGTATATTGTTAAAAGCATCTTAGGTTACACAATCTCTCTTATTAATAAAGTGAGTTGTGCATTTTTCTCTACGAGTTAGCTCATGAAGAAGAGAAGATAGTACGTATTTCTTCTTCAGATTTCTTTTTTCCATATATAAGCAAAATGATAAGTTTGGGTTTCTACGAGACCCTTGAGGTGTACTCCCTCCGAATTTGATAAGAAGGGTGTTTTGAGTTTGTCTTATGTCAAATATTTTAAACTTTAAgtataaataattttttaagtTGAGTTTAAAATGTGAAAATAATGTAAatagattcatcttgaaatATAGTTTTAACAAAATATATGttgactatatatatatttataatttttatagTAAATTAATAGTAGTTAAAGTTATGTTTGAGATCATGTCGATCTCCGAAACAATTTCCTTTACCCTCTCGTTCTAGAGTTGTCTGCCTAGTCAGCATCGTTATCGGCTGACCTTACTTGACAGTTGACTCCATCGTTTTCTGTACTCGCACACAACCCCCCCATGGCTCAGGCACGCGTGCGCCTCCCTCCCGCCGGCCCAACGCCGGCCACCGCCTTCTTCTCGGGCTCCAATCCCAGACCCGACCACCTGCCGTACTCCTCGAAGCGCGCCCCCGCCTCcctctgcgccgccaccgccgccgccaatgcgccgccggcccccatcgtcgtcgtcggctcCGCCAACGCCGACATCTACGTCGAGGTCGACCGcctcccgctcgccggcgagaccGTGGCGGCTCGCGCAGGGCGCAGCCTCGCGGGCGGGAAGGGCGCCAACCAGGCGGCCTGCGGCGGGCGGCTCGCGCTGGGCCCCATCTACCTGGTGGCGCGCGTGGGGGACGACGCCAACGGGCGGCTTCTCGAGGGCGCACtggccgacgccggcggcgtccgCACCGACCGCGTCGCGCGCGCGCCCGACGCGCCCTCGGGGCACGCCGTCGTCATGCTCATGCCCGACGGTCAGAACtccatcatcatcgtcggcggagCCAACATGCAGGGCTGGGCCGCTGGGATCGGCGCGGAGGACCTGGAATTGATCCAAAAGGCAGGGGTACTGCTGCTGCAGAGGGAGATACCCGATTGGGTCAACACGCAGGCTGCCCAGGTGATTGCTTACTTATCTCTCAGATTTGTCTAGTACACAAATTTTCATAGCATTAGATTGTATATGATAATGCCGAACACTTTAGCTTGGTGGATTATGTTCTAAAGTGAATAATGTTTTTATACTTAAGTTAAATTTGGGGAGATATACTGGATGAGTAGGTTCTTCTAGCCAGTAACTGGTGATTTTATTTAGGGGTATCATAACTAGTGATGTTTAGTCAATCAATAAAGAAAATTTGGTAATGGCATCTAACTCTGTTGGGTTTTGGGCTTTTGGCAACAGCAGTGAGATAAAATGCTCATGTTTATTTCTTGAAACTCTATTTAGTACAGGGCATTGCATAAACTGTATTTTCGGTGGTCTGTATTGCTTTTGATTAACATTAACAGTTCTGAACCATTGGCTCATACTTAGCTTGGTGCCACCTTCCATCCCAACTCATCCCCTACAGGCCTGAACCAAACACATACTAGTGCTTTGCATATCAGGCCGATTGCTTTTGATTTAGTTTTTTGGAAACTTGGAGAGATAATTTAGTGGTTCTTTCAGTATAATTAGATGTTCTTTAGTAAACATATAAGGAAATTTGCCAAGGGTATCCAGCTAATTACTGTTTTGGCAACATTTTGAGGATAAAAGAAACTCTTTTTTTGTGCAAGTATTTGGTGCAGCCAAATATGTCATTGCATCTCTCTTTGGTTGAGGAATATAGTAACTTTAATGGTGATCTCCTTTAATACTTGCCACATTTTTAACTAATTAGCTTGTCCTAAACATCATATAtttaaaatggagggagtatttcatAAGGTGCTCGGGGTGCTGGTATCCAGTGAGTTGAGTTTGCACTTAGTGATTGACATTTATATTTTCTTGTTGCTTTCTGTTGTACTTTTTGGGTGAAAAGAATGACAGAATAACCTCATATCGATGTTAGAATATTTTTCTAataatgatatgacatgatttAGAGCACtttagttatatatatatatatatatatatatatatatatatatatatatactgtgAAATATAGGCTTATAAATAGTTCAGTGTATGGAATATAGGGGCATATGCAAGCTGTACTTGGCCAAACCTGTGGGTTCATTTCATCATTTGGTATTCCCCAGGTACAATATTGACAGCATATGTGCTCTTTGATTAGTTAATTAGGTTGTGCCC
This genomic interval carries:
- the LOC120674365 gene encoding ribokinase-like isoform X1, with translation MAQARVRLPPAGPTPATAFFSGSNPRPDHLPYSSKRAPASLCAATAAANAPPAPIVVVGSANADIYVEVDRLPLAGETVAARAGRSLAGGKGANQAACGGRLALGPIYLVARVGDDANGRLLEGALADAGGVRTDRVARAPDAPSGHAVVMLMPDGQNSIIIVGGANMQGWAAGIGAEDLELIQKAGVLLLQREIPDWVNTQAAQAAKSAGVPVIMDAGGMDAPVPRDLLSLVDIFSPNETELARLTGMPTETFEQISQAAGECHKMGVKEVLVKLGSRGSALFVEGEKPIRQPIIPATEVIDTTGAGDTFTSAFAVALVEGKPKKECMRFAAAAASLCVRVKGAIPSMPDRESVMKLLGSVQVE
- the LOC120674365 gene encoding ribokinase-like isoform X2 — its product is MAQARVRLPPAGPTPATAFFSGSNPRPDHLPYSSKRAPASLCAATAAANAPPAPIVVVGSANADIYVEVDRLPLAGETVAARAGRSLAGGKGANQAACGGRLALGPIYLVARVGDDANGRLLEGALADAGGVRTDRVARAPDAPSGHAVVMLMPDGQNSIIIVGGANMQGWAAGIGAEDLELIQKAGVLLLQREIPDWVNTQAAQAAKSAGVPVIMDAGGMDAPVPRDLLSLVDIFSPNETELARLTGMPTETFEQISQAAGECHKMGVKEVLVKLGSRGSALFVEGEKPIRQPIIPATEVIDTTGAGDTFTSAFAVALVEGKRNSVLHIPCM